From a region of the Candidatus Rhabdochlamydia porcellionis genome:
- a CDS encoding DEAD/DEAH box helicase produces the protein MTNKNFEDLIQEPLILQAIQDLGFTTPSDIQQQAIPEVLKGKDLRASAQTGTGKTAAFILPALCRLLEKSSTRGPKILVLVPTRELAMQVVNETAKLSRHLRHITSVFICGGIPYHIQNRKLSRNFDILIATPGRLIECLEEKRIDLSNLKMLILDEADRMLDMGFIEPVEYIASMIPKSRQTLMFSATYDKKVLRLANSLLTNPTEIIVEKKAASYDLIEQYIRKTNNLEQKYKLLDEILSDPNIEQAIVFSSTQRQTEEIADKLCYGGLKAAALHGGMNQQQRTRTMKKLRSGDIKVIVATDVMARGIDIPEVSHVINFDLPKTLDDYVHRIGRTGRAGAKGKAFSFASSRDYQMLGEVERFIDDPSDSSSKPQSRSRNRSPQSRRRSR, from the coding sequence ATGACAAATAAAAATTTCGAAGATCTCATTCAAGAACCATTAATTCTTCAAGCAATTCAAGATTTAGGGTTTACAACTCCCTCAGATATTCAACAACAAGCAATCCCTGAAGTTCTCAAGGGAAAAGATTTGCGAGCTTCTGCACAAACAGGAACAGGTAAAACAGCAGCTTTTATTCTCCCTGCTCTTTGCCGATTATTAGAAAAATCTTCTACTCGAGGGCCTAAGATCTTGGTTTTGGTTCCTACACGTGAATTAGCTATGCAGGTAGTTAATGAAACGGCTAAACTAAGTCGTCATCTTCGTCACATAACCAGTGTTTTTATTTGCGGAGGAATTCCTTATCATATTCAAAACCGAAAGCTGTCAAGAAATTTTGATATTCTGATTGCAACTCCAGGCAGGCTCATTGAGTGTCTGGAAGAAAAACGCATTGATCTATCTAATCTGAAAATGCTCATTTTGGATGAAGCGGATAGAATGCTCGATATGGGCTTTATTGAACCTGTTGAGTATATAGCTTCTATGATACCTAAATCTCGTCAAACTTTGATGTTTTCTGCTACTTATGACAAGAAGGTCCTAAGACTAGCTAATAGTTTACTAACAAACCCAACGGAAATCATCGTCGAAAAAAAAGCTGCTAGCTATGACTTAATTGAACAATACATTCGTAAAACAAATAACTTAGAGCAAAAATATAAGCTTTTAGATGAAATTTTGTCCGATCCAAATATAGAGCAAGCTATTGTTTTCTCTTCTACTCAAAGACAGACAGAAGAAATCGCTGATAAACTGTGCTATGGTGGTTTAAAAGCAGCAGCTCTACACGGTGGCATGAATCAACAGCAAAGGACTAGAACCATGAAAAAACTCCGCAGTGGGGACATTAAAGTAATAGTTGCGACAGATGTAATGGCTCGTGGAATTGATATACCAGAGGTCAGCCATGTAATCAATTTTGACCTACCTAAGACATTAGACGATTATGTCCATCGTATTGGAAGAACAGGTCGTGCAGGGGCCAAAGGAAAAGCTTTTTCCTTTGCTTCTTCTAGAGATTATCAAATGCTCGGAGAAGTAGAAAGATTTATTGATGATCCTAGCGACTCCTCTTCTAAACCGCAGAGTAGAAGCAGAAATAGAAGTCCGCAATCAAGAAGACGTTCAAGATAA
- the lepB gene encoding signal peptidase I, giving the protein MWSFSKKKIYSLRQSKRYLIQTYHLYKKKKHKLPVDTRIEIETSLTALQNAILQKDRSLADRLAKKAQGFGLTCLKKGPFDYFRDVVIGVCIALIIALLIRQMWFELYEIPSGSMRPTFKEKDRLIVSKADFGINIPLKTQHLYFNPDLIQRNSIVIFTGENMDIYDVDTMYFYLFPGKKQYIKRLIGKPGDTLYFYGGQIYGIDKDGKDITQELQLTSLKQIEHIPFIHFQRKVEISHKNNNSLIFYQMNEPIAEFNLQKNQAKMLPASGFITDYSDLWGFKNFGMVRLLKQEELKEFNIKEVPEGVLYLEIKHHPSLQSVQLTKDAYKNVYPKIQLSTSIIALQENHLKALMQNLYTARFVVKDHQVYRYPNISLGKKAFAPTLADVPDGCYEFYDGKAYRVLWQGIIEELPPSHPLYTYSPQNVQLFFNLGIDWDNRFLSKKRDQRLVPARYAYFRNQDFYLMGAPILTRDDPSLIEFVRKENSSPTPFIDYGPPLLKNGALNVEFIKKYGLTIPLKMYLVLGDNHAMSSDSRDFGFVPEDNLKGSPSWIFWPPGSRWGRPNQPLYPWISLPNLIVYSCGAIGIIFCLYRWIKKNKLPIL; this is encoded by the coding sequence ATGTGGTCTTTTTCTAAAAAAAAAATATACTCTTTAAGGCAATCTAAACGTTATCTGATCCAAACGTATCATCTCTATAAAAAGAAAAAGCATAAATTACCTGTGGATACCCGTATTGAAATAGAAACTTCTTTAACTGCTCTGCAAAATGCGATTTTACAAAAAGATAGATCTCTAGCCGATCGACTAGCTAAAAAAGCTCAAGGTTTTGGTCTGACTTGTCTAAAAAAAGGACCTTTTGACTACTTCCGAGATGTGGTAATTGGAGTATGCATTGCTTTAATCATTGCACTTTTAATCCGTCAAATGTGGTTTGAGCTCTATGAAATCCCATCTGGATCTATGCGTCCTACCTTTAAAGAAAAAGATCGCTTAATTGTGTCTAAAGCAGATTTTGGAATCAATATTCCCCTAAAAACACAACACTTGTATTTCAATCCCGATTTAATACAACGTAATTCGATTGTAATTTTTACTGGGGAAAACATGGATATCTACGATGTAGATACTATGTATTTTTATCTATTCCCTGGAAAAAAACAATACATTAAGCGTCTCATTGGTAAACCAGGCGACACTCTATATTTTTATGGAGGACAGATTTATGGGATCGATAAAGATGGCAAGGATATTACCCAAGAACTACAATTAACCTCATTAAAACAAATTGAGCATATCCCTTTTATTCATTTTCAGCGCAAAGTCGAGATCTCTCATAAAAACAATAATTCTCTTATTTTCTACCAAATGAATGAACCTATTGCAGAATTTAATCTGCAAAAAAACCAAGCCAAAATGCTTCCTGCTTCTGGCTTTATTACAGATTATAGCGACTTATGGGGTTTTAAAAACTTTGGCATGGTAAGGCTACTTAAACAAGAAGAACTAAAAGAGTTCAACATAAAAGAAGTACCTGAAGGAGTATTATATCTAGAGATTAAACATCATCCCTCCTTGCAATCTGTGCAATTAACAAAAGATGCGTATAAAAATGTATATCCCAAAATACAACTAAGCACGTCTATTATTGCGCTACAAGAGAATCATCTAAAGGCGCTGATGCAAAATCTATATACAGCACGATTTGTCGTAAAAGATCACCAAGTGTATCGTTACCCTAATATAAGTCTGGGAAAAAAAGCCTTTGCTCCTACTCTTGCCGATGTACCAGATGGATGTTATGAATTTTACGATGGAAAGGCTTATCGCGTATTATGGCAAGGGATTATCGAAGAATTACCTCCTTCTCATCCGTTATATACATATAGCCCACAAAATGTGCAGCTCTTTTTCAACCTTGGAATAGATTGGGATAATCGATTCTTAAGCAAAAAGAGAGATCAAAGATTAGTACCAGCTCGTTATGCGTATTTTCGCAATCAAGATTTTTATCTGATGGGAGCACCCATCTTAACGCGCGACGATCCTTCTCTTATAGAATTTGTAAGAAAAGAGAATTCTTCTCCTACACCTTTTATAGATTATGGTCCTCCTTTGCTGAAAAATGGTGCTCTTAATGTGGAGTTTATTAAAAAATATGGCCTTACTATCCCACTAAAAATGTATCTTGTTTTAGGTGATAATCACGCAATGAGTTCAGATAGCCGTGATTTTGGTTTTGTTCCAGAAGATAACTTAAAAGGAAGCCCTAGCTGGATCTTTTGGCCTCCTGGATCTCGCTGGGGAAGGCCTAACCAACCCCTTTACCCTTGGATAAGTCTGCCAAATTTGATTGTATATAGCTGTGGAGCTATAGGGATTATCTTCTGTTTATATCGTTGGATCAAAAAAAACAAACTGCCCATTTTATAA